AGCAGCCAGCGGGCCAGGTAGGGCCGCTGGTCCTGGCCGGTGGCCGCGAGGTGGGTGGACTCGCCGAGCCGCAGGATGCCGGGGGCGAAGACCAGGAACAGCAGGGCGCTCGCGAGCACTGGCACCCGGACATGGTTGAGCAGCGCCACCCGGCGGTCCGTCCCGGGGCGGACGACGGCCCGCAGCATCCGGTCGGCGGTCGCGTACACCGGAAAGAGCACCAGGTCGTGGGCGATGACCGCGCCGAGGAACCAGAGCAGCATCCGGCCGGCCGTCGCCTCCCCGGCCAGCCGCAGCGCCACCCAGCCGGCGAGCACGATGGCGGCCGTCACCACGATCAGATGCCGGGGGCCGGCACCGTAGCCAGTGCGCAGCCGGGCGGCCAGCTCAGTCATCGGCCCGGCCCCGGAAGTCGATCTCGGCGACCCACTTGGTGCAGTGCACCCCAGGCAGGGCCGGGACGATGACCCGGGCCGGGTAGCCGTGGTCGGGGGAGAGGTCGACGCCGTTGACCCGCAGGGCGAGCAGCGAATCCGGATCGAGAACCTGATTGGGCGCGAGGACCGCCTGACGGAACAGCCCCGCCTTCTCCAGTGACGACACCCGCGCGGCGGACGGGTCGGCGTCCCCGACCAGGGCGGCCAGGTCGCGCAGCCGTACACCGGTCCAGGTCTGCCGGGTCGACCAGCCCTCCACGCAGGCGATCGGCAGCACGGCGGTGTGCTGCGCCATGGCCAGCAGCCCGGGGCGGTCCAGGGTCACCGTCCGGCCGCCGCCGCGCAGGGTCAGCCGCCAGCCGGCGCCGGTCTGTTCGGGGCGTACGCCGGCGGCGGCGACGGTGCGGTTGACCGGAAAGCCGTTCGGTCCGGGGCCGGGCTGTCGGCCCCGAGGCAGCAGCAGCGCAGTGCGGCGCAGCGGGCCGTCCAGGCTCTGCCCGACGGTCAGCGCGGCCAGCAGCAGCGCCCCGCCGCCGACCAGGCCGACCGCGCCGCGCCGACTGACCGTGGCCGCACCGGGCGCCGCGGCGACCAGACCGTCCGGGTCGGGTGGCTCGGGCCGGGTCGCGGTGCGCGGGGTCCGCAGCTCGGCGCCCAGGGGCCGGGACCGCAGCGCGGCCACCAGCCGGGGGAACTTGAGCACCACGTGCGCCACGAACGCGCCCGTGAAGATCCAGCCGCCGAAGTAGTGGGCGGTGTAGAAGTCGAAGCCGAACAGGTACGAGTACTGAATGTTGAGCAGACCGGTGGCGATCTGGAACAGGATCCCGCCGACCAGCAGCAGCAGGGTGAGCCGTTCCAGCACCTGGGCCAGCGAGCGCGCCGGCGGCCAGTCGAACAGCTTCGGGAGCACCGACCAGAGCTTGCCCAGCACCACCGGGATGAGCACGATCCCGAGCGTCACGTGCAGACCCTGGGTGACCCGGAACAGCCAGGACGGCCGGGTCGGCCAGTCGAAGTCGGGCAGCCGCAGCCAGCC
The nucleotide sequence above comes from Micromonospora sp. NBC_00389. Encoded proteins:
- a CDS encoding molybdopterin-dependent oxidoreductase; the protein is MPTSRTGPSGGRTPAPAAGGYGAPRRFWRSLDRHRPPGVDAVERSWRSPLRGPWLTAVYGSVLLVALPLVIITGLLDYVAYGPRFDQALPSNVGWLRLPDFDWPTRPSWLFRVTQGLHVTLGIVLIPVVLGKLWSVLPKLFDWPPARSLAQVLERLTLLLLVGGILFQIATGLLNIQYSYLFGFDFYTAHYFGGWIFTGAFVAHVVLKFPRLVAALRSRPLGAELRTPRTATRPEPPDPDGLVAAAPGAATVSRRGAVGLVGGGALLLAALTVGQSLDGPLRRTALLLPRGRQPGPGPNGFPVNRTVAAAGVRPEQTGAGWRLTLRGGGRTVTLDRPGLLAMAQHTAVLPIACVEGWSTRQTWTGVRLRDLAALVGDADPSAARVSSLEKAGLFRQAVLAPNQVLDPDSLLALRVNGVDLSPDHGYPARVIVPALPGVHCTKWVAEIDFRGRADD